In Dyella terrae, one DNA window encodes the following:
- a CDS encoding carbonic anhydrase, with translation MERLLAGFENFRRTVFPGQRELFKKLATGQSPHTLFITCADSRVMPEMIFSALPGEIFVYRNIGNIVPPYAQHVSGVVAAIEYAVKVLNVRHIVICGHSDCGAMKALQAPDKVQHMPSVAAWMKHADVARYVVAENCPELKGDEALRRLTEENVVGQLEHLRTLPAVAASMANGTLSIHGWVYDIANADLHMFDPNKGRFVTFDPNSNEMPVATPHARFASVAVG, from the coding sequence ATGGAACGTTTGCTTGCCGGTTTTGAAAATTTTCGTCGCACCGTCTTTCCGGGGCAGCGTGAGCTGTTCAAGAAACTGGCGACGGGCCAGAGCCCGCATACCTTGTTCATTACGTGCGCCGATTCGCGCGTGATGCCTGAGATGATCTTTTCGGCGCTGCCGGGCGAGATTTTCGTTTACCGCAACATCGGCAACATCGTGCCGCCGTACGCCCAGCACGTCAGCGGTGTCGTCGCAGCCATCGAGTACGCGGTGAAAGTCCTCAATGTCCGCCACATCGTCATCTGCGGTCATTCCGACTGCGGCGCGATGAAAGCGCTCCAGGCGCCGGACAAGGTGCAGCACATGCCGTCGGTGGCGGCGTGGATGAAGCATGCGGACGTCGCGCGCTATGTCGTTGCCGAAAACTGCCCGGAACTCAAGGGCGATGAGGCGCTGCGTCGCCTGACCGAGGAAAACGTCGTCGGTCAGCTGGAGCATCTGCGCACGTTGCCCGCCGTTGCCGCCAGCATGGCCAACGGCACGCTGAGCATCCATGGCTGGGTGTATGACATTGCGAACGCTGACCTGCACATGTTCGACCCGAACAAGGGTCGCTTCGTGACGTTCGATCCCAACAGCAACGAAATGCCCGTGGCGACGCCGCATGCGCGTTTCGCCAGCGTGGCGGTTGGGTAA
- a CDS encoding SulP family inorganic anion transporter, whose product MRGYFTSNLFSRDFLGSIVVFLVALPLCMGIAIASGMPPAAGLITGIIGGIVVGFIAGSPLQVSGPAAGLAVLVFELVREHGIMALGPVVLLAGLIQVAAGLCRVGIWFRMTSPAVVAGMLSGIGILIVASQAHVMLDAKPMARGLENFTALPSALQTAFSGQGTGMAALGVGLATIAIMLGWEKLRPQKLRFVPGALLAVVAVTAFVQFQGVNVNKVDVPSNLFSAVSLPTFTSLGSLLEPSLLIAALTFAFIASAETLLSAAAVDRMHDGARTNYDRELTAQGVGNMLCGFLGALPMTGVIVRSAANVQAGSATRMAAIMHGGWILVFAMLLPWLMRMTPVACLAGILVFTGIKMVNFKQVKQFAAYGKGTALIFVVTTVAIVATDLLAGVLVGFALSLFRLALLSSRLKVNLGEHAEPDSRSLHLTGIATFLKVPSMARTLEQVPPNTRLHVVMDELQHVDQASFELLRDWSRNAKSRGCELVVDWHELERRVEGQAGVTAKAA is encoded by the coding sequence ATGCGTGGTTACTTCACTTCAAACCTGTTCAGCCGTGACTTCCTTGGCTCGATCGTGGTTTTCCTGGTGGCGCTGCCCCTGTGTATGGGTATCGCCATTGCCTCGGGCATGCCGCCCGCCGCGGGCCTGATCACCGGCATCATCGGCGGCATCGTGGTGGGCTTCATTGCGGGTTCGCCGCTGCAGGTCTCCGGACCTGCAGCGGGCCTGGCGGTGCTGGTGTTCGAGTTGGTGCGCGAGCACGGCATCATGGCGCTGGGTCCCGTTGTCTTGCTCGCCGGTCTGATCCAGGTTGCCGCGGGCCTTTGTCGCGTCGGCATCTGGTTTCGCATGACATCCCCCGCTGTTGTCGCCGGCATGCTGTCGGGCATTGGCATCCTGATCGTGGCGTCGCAGGCGCACGTGATGCTGGACGCCAAGCCTATGGCGCGCGGTCTCGAGAACTTCACCGCGTTGCCGAGTGCCTTGCAGACAGCGTTCTCGGGTCAGGGCACCGGCATGGCCGCGCTGGGAGTTGGCCTTGCCACCATCGCGATCATGCTGGGCTGGGAAAAGCTGCGCCCGCAGAAGCTCCGCTTCGTGCCGGGTGCGTTGCTTGCCGTGGTGGCAGTGACGGCGTTCGTGCAGTTCCAGGGCGTGAACGTGAATAAGGTGGATGTGCCGAGCAATCTGTTCTCGGCCGTGTCATTGCCGACGTTCACTAGCCTCGGCAGCCTGCTTGAGCCTTCGTTGCTGATTGCCGCGCTCACCTTCGCATTCATCGCCAGTGCTGAGACATTGCTGTCCGCTGCTGCGGTCGATCGCATGCATGACGGTGCCCGTACCAACTACGACCGTGAGCTGACGGCGCAGGGCGTGGGCAACATGCTGTGTGGCTTCCTCGGCGCCTTGCCAATGACCGGCGTCATCGTGCGCAGTGCGGCCAATGTGCAGGCAGGTTCCGCGACGCGCATGGCGGCGATCATGCATGGTGGCTGGATCCTGGTCTTTGCGATGCTGCTTCCGTGGCTGATGCGCATGACGCCCGTCGCCTGCCTCGCCGGCATCCTCGTGTTCACCGGCATCAAGATGGTGAACTTCAAGCAGGTGAAGCAGTTCGCCGCCTACGGCAAGGGCACGGCACTGATCTTCGTGGTAACCACGGTTGCCATTGTGGCCACCGATCTGCTGGCAGGTGTGCTGGTGGGCTTCGCGCTGTCGTTGTTCCGTCTTGCGCTGCTTTCCTCGCGCCTGAAGGTCAACCTGGGCGAGCACGCCGAACCGGACTCGCGTTCGCTGCATCTGACGGGCATCGCCACCTTCCTCAAGGTGCCGTCGATGGCGCGCACGTTGGAACAGGTTCCGCCGAACACGCGTCTGCACGTCGTGATGGACGAGCTGCAGCATGTCGATCAGGCCAGCTTTGAGC